The Pseudomonas asiatica sequence AGATGATGTCTGCGGTCGCCGGATCATAGAAGCTCAATGCCGAACCGGCGCAGCAGTACGGCGAAACATCCGAAACTGGCCATTGTGATGAGGATGCTGCTGATAAGGGTCGGCCAGAAGCCGAGCTTAGGTAGCAGCAACGGGAACGCGATAAACATCGGCAGTGTAGGAAGCACGTACCAGAACGTGTACCAAGCATGATTGGAGATCTTCTCCATGCTCTGGTTCTCCAAATAGAGCCAGACCAGCGTCAAGACAGTGACCAGGGGTAGGGCGGCGACCAGGCCGCCCAGCTTGTCACTGCGTTTCGCCAGCTCTGATACGAGAATCACTATTCCGGCAGTGAGTAGGTACTTCGTGATGATCCAAGCCATCGCTGAACCTTCTGGGGATTGTGGACGGGGGAGGTGAAGCCATTCTCCAACCCCTCTCGAAGTGCTCCTGCCGTTTACGCCATCCCTCATCGCATTTCTTCTACAACATCCCCCTCAGCCAGGAAGGGGATGTGTCTGCATGGTGTTTACCGATCGATCAGTGCGAGGGCGAGGGAACGCTCTCGTGGAAAGCTGCCCGCTCGATCTGGATGGTGCAGTGATGGATTTCAAATCCATCGCTGACAGCATCCACGACGGCCGCCAACACAGCATCCCCATCTGCAGAATCCCGTACCACTACGTGCGACGTCATCACGTTGCTGCCACTGCTGACGGCCCAGACGTGCAAGTCATGAACGTCCGTGACCCCATCTACGCCGCGGATGGTGGCCTCGATTGCCGTAACGTCGAGCCCCCTCGGCACACCCTCCATGAGAATCCCCAGGCTTTCGCGAAGCAACTGCCACGTCCGCGGCAGTACCCAAAGTCCGATTGCCACAGCGACAATCGTGTCGACCCAGGTCCAGCCCGTGAAGCGGATGATGAGTGCTGCAATGATTACGCCTAGCGAGCCGAGCATGTCGCTCCAAACTTCGAGGTAGGCGCCTTTGACGTTAAGGCTCTCGTTGCTCGCAGATGCCAGAAGGCGCATCGAGATTAGGTTGATGATCAGGCCGGCGATTGCGATCCACATCATCGCCCCGGTAGCGATCTCCGCCGGCATGAAAAAGCGCTGGTAGGCCTCGTACAAGATGTACATCGCCACCAGGAAGAGCAGCACGGCGTTGAACGTCGAAGCCAGAATCTCCAGGCGCGCATAGCCGAAGGTTCTTTTCTGATCCGCCGGGCGCTTGGCTATCTGAAGTGCAATCAGTGAGATCGCCAAGGCGGCAGTATCTGTGAACATGTGGGATGCGTCAGACAGCAGCGCCAGGCTGCCGGTAATCCACGCACCGATCACTTCTGCAATCATGAAGCTGCCAGTCAAGGCGAGCGCCATGATTAGCTTCTTCTGATGCCCCTCGCGTACTGCAGCGCTGCCATGGTCATGATTTGAACCCACGTATTTCTCCTTGCGCAGGGTTGTGGTCTCGTTGGCCTTCCTGTCTGCCTATCGTTAGAGCGTCGCTTGGCCACACTGACTGCAGAATTTTGCTCCTGCGCTCAGCAACGAGCCACAGGCGGTGCAACCACTCGATAGTGGTGTTCCGCAGTTTAGACAAAAGCGTGCTGACGGATCGTTGGCCGTCCGGCACTGCCTGCAGCCCTGCAGATCTTTAATGGGGGCTGGAGTGGCATGGCGCCCGCCGTCATACACCTGGTTGCCGCCGTCGCAGCCCTGCTGCCGGCCATGGCGATCGTATTGCTCGGCCCCATGTCCCCCGCTGTGGTGCTTGCCTCCACCGTGGTTTCCACGGCCATGGTGCCCGCCCAGGATATTTTTGAAAAAGCTCATGGTATTCGCCCCTCATTGATGGGTGACATATTAACGAGCAAAAGTTGAAAAGAATGTTCTGCTCGCGAGAAAGACTTGTAAGTTAAAGTGAAAGTTCAAAATTAGCCTACGTCAAAACGAAGCCGTTTTGTTTGTGAAATTAAATTTATCTAGCTGAGCGGTGCTCTGCGTTTAATAGATGGTGTCGCCCTAATTTTTATCATAGCCTGGTCGATGGCAATTAAAACAGCAGTTATTGCATTTCTGTCAGCATTGTAATCACGAGGTCATCGTGTCGTTATCAGGCGCCGGAAATAATGCGCTCAGCGAGATTTATTTCTCTTTTGTCCCTATGCCTCACACATTCTAAGCGTCTCCAACGCCTAGGCCCTAAGGCCTCTGGCGCTCCGCACATTGCGCAATCGCTCAGCATCTGTCGATGGTTTGCCAAGCAGCTCCCGCTAACTCCACAGCTAACGCATGGATAAGCAGCCTCTCAGAGTTTGATAATGACACCTTCAAAATCCATTGTTCACACCCTGTTAAGTAAATGGATCTTTGCTATTCGCACTGCCCGACAGGAAGGCATCAGCACTAATCTGCTCATTGGGCTGGTAACTCTTTGGTTGCTGCTATTCGCGAATGCTGAGCTCTGGAGCGTGCTCTGGAAGCTGGTATTCAAAACCGATGAAGTGAACTGGCTGCTAGCAGCTAGCCTCCCAGTCATAGTATTCGCATGGGTGTTTACGGTTCTGAGCTTGCTGTCATGGGCGCGGCTGACCAAACCTTTTCTATGTCTCGTACTGATCAGCGCGGCTTTTGCGAGTTACTTCATGAATGCCTATGGCATCGTGATCGATTACACAATGTTCACCAACGTTGTGGAGACAGACGTCGCTGAGGCAACCGAGCTGCTGAATTGGAAGCTCGGTCTGTGGGTCGCAATGGTTGGGGTGTTGCCCGTCTACCTGATCTCCCGGGTTCCCCTCCGGCGCAAGCCTTGGGCCAGAGCTTTGGTCAGCAGGGTCATTGCTCTGTCGCTCGCTCTGTTGACCTTGTCTGGCATCGTGCTGAGTCAATACCAGTCATATGCCTCCTTGCTGCGCAACAATCGGGAGATCCGACTGATCCTGGTACCCACCAACTTGTTTGCGGCTGGCCATGGTTACCTGAAGCGCCAGCTGGCCACACCTAAAACGCTGACGGCCATTGGAACTGATGCGGTAGTTAATCGACAGGGGGCGGCCCGTAAACCTAGGCTGCTGGTACTGGCTGTAGGAGAGACCGCCCGCTCCGCCAACTTCTCCCTCAATGGCTACACCCGTGAAACGAACCCGGAGCTGGAAAAACGCAACGTCATCAGCTTCTCCAACGTCAGCTCCTGCGGCACCGCCACCGCAGTTTCGTTGCCATGCATGTTCCTGGATGTGGGTAAGGCCGAGTACAAAGATGGCTTGGCCAAGAGCCGAGAAGGGCTGCTCGACGTGCTTCAACGCGCAGGCATTAGTGTCATGTGGACTGACAACAACTCGGGGTGCAAAGGGGCCTGCGACAGGGTTCCCAACCACAAGGCTGCCTCTCACGCGGATCCCCAACTTTGCACCAGCGAGGAGTGTAAGGACGGGGTGCTGCTCTCGGAGATGCAAGACTTCATCAAGCGTCAAGAAGGCGATGCTGTCCTGGTGCTCCACTACAAAGGTAGCCATGGCCCGGCCTACTACAAGCGCTACCCCGCGCAATTCAAGAAATTCGCGCCGGTGTGCGAGACCAACGAGCTCGACAAATGTAAGCAGCAGGAAGTGCTCAATGCCTACGATAACTCGATCCTTTACACCGACTACGTTACAGCCGGGCTGATCGACATCCTGGCAGCGAACACCAAATTCGACACTGGGCTCCTGTACGTTTCTGACCACGGAGAATCACTGGGTGAGGGTGGGCTCTACCTGCATGGGCTGCCTTATGCGATGGCTCCTGAAGAGCAAACCAAGGTGCCATTGGTGCTTTGGATGTCCGATTCTCTTGCGAAGAGTGAAAGGCTCAACGTCGGCTGTTTGAAAGCTCAAGCAAGCTCACCTCTTAGCCACGACAACCTGTTTCACACAGTGCTCGGGATGATGAATGTCCAGACGTCCTCGTACCGCTCAGCCTTGGATTTCACTGCCCCGTGCAAGCCCTTGCCAGGAGGCTCTTACTCAGGCCTCTAAGACACGAAGTAGGATGGCCCCTCTGGGATGCCAAGTGCTTCTGCTCCCGTCCGCTTTGACAGCTATAAGAAGCTGGACTAACTACATAGCAGCACCCACCAACCCAAGCGATAAAGGAAATCTCGCATGAGCATCAAGCCAGGCCCTAAACGAACTAACGAAGATGGCACTCCGGATAAAAGGCAGCGAGTCACGCCTGAGAAGCAGAAGGACCATCCGGACCTGAAACCCCACAAGCACAAAAAGGGGGAGTAGGTTAACAAGGCAGCTCCCGACTGCGGGAGCTGCCTTTAGATGACGGCTTCAAGGGGAACTTGAAGCTATCACCACAATGCAATGTCGTACGTCAGATACAAGCGGTAGTTATCCCGGTCGCTGCTGTACGTGCTCCTGGCCACTGCATATCGAAACTCAGCCCCCACACCTTTGAAGAGCCCGTCCTGGATCACATATTTCAGGTTCGTATTGGACTCGTGCTCCCGGGCTTCCTGACCACGATAGACCCCATCCTCGCCCTTGTAGTAGCGGGTCATGAAGCTCAGTCCAGGAATTCCCATGCTAGTAAAATCGTAGTCGTACCTCGCCATCCAGGTCCGCTCTCCGGGCTGAATGAATTTGCCAACGCTAGCA is a genomic window containing:
- a CDS encoding DUF3147 family protein, translated to MAWIITKYLLTAGIVILVSELAKRSDKLGGLVAALPLVTVLTLVWLYLENQSMEKISNHAWYTFWYVLPTLPMFIAFPLLLPKLGFWPTLISSILITMASFGCFAVLLRRFGIELL
- a CDS encoding cation diffusion facilitator family transporter, with product MGSNHDHGSAAVREGHQKKLIMALALTGSFMIAEVIGAWITGSLALLSDASHMFTDTAALAISLIALQIAKRPADQKRTFGYARLEILASTFNAVLLFLVAMYILYEAYQRFFMPAEIATGAMMWIAIAGLIINLISMRLLASASNESLNVKGAYLEVWSDMLGSLGVIIAALIIRFTGWTWVDTIVAVAIGLWVLPRTWQLLRESLGILMEGVPRGLDVTAIEATIRGVDGVTDVHDLHVWAVSSGSNVMTSHVVVRDSADGDAVLAAVVDAVSDGFEIHHCTIQIERAAFHESVPSPSH
- a CDS encoding zinc ribbon domain-containing protein, which codes for MYDGGRHATPAPIKDLQGCRQCRTANDPSARFCLNCGTPLSSGCTACGSLLSAGAKFCSQCGQATL
- a CDS encoding phosphoethanolamine transferase, which encodes MTPSKSIVHTLLSKWIFAIRTARQEGISTNLLIGLVTLWLLLFANAELWSVLWKLVFKTDEVNWLLAASLPVIVFAWVFTVLSLLSWARLTKPFLCLVLISAAFASYFMNAYGIVIDYTMFTNVVETDVAEATELLNWKLGLWVAMVGVLPVYLISRVPLRRKPWARALVSRVIALSLALLTLSGIVLSQYQSYASLLRNNREIRLILVPTNLFAAGHGYLKRQLATPKTLTAIGTDAVVNRQGAARKPRLLVLAVGETARSANFSLNGYTRETNPELEKRNVISFSNVSSCGTATAVSLPCMFLDVGKAEYKDGLAKSREGLLDVLQRAGISVMWTDNNSGCKGACDRVPNHKAASHADPQLCTSEECKDGVLLSEMQDFIKRQEGDAVLVLHYKGSHGPAYYKRYPAQFKKFAPVCETNELDKCKQQEVLNAYDNSILYTDYVTAGLIDILAANTKFDTGLLYVSDHGESLGEGGLYLHGLPYAMAPEEQTKVPLVLWMSDSLAKSERLNVGCLKAQASSPLSHDNLFHTVLGMMNVQTSSYRSALDFTAPCKPLPGGSYSGL